The following proteins come from a genomic window of Xiphophorus couchianus chromosome 19, X_couchianus-1.0, whole genome shotgun sequence:
- the LOC114134182 gene encoding G patch domain-containing protein 2-like isoform X2, translated as MMDELVQDLVSALEQASEQNKLGELWEEMVLSPLQHRRQIRRRRGRKRLHESSVYPVARRRRWIEASESSLDEAKEYRENISSTFTTAVANHSDSDDMATTDHWPRVVGGPVRSRHPSWPESDSFTDSNPGQPLRRRRKVKRMTSDMTVRLQQKLHDGKKRHRPSKVQRLSGTRRRSSSWTGPERQTDGGRMMGKECWKRKMAKESRDGPDENMSDGETSSTCSSDPGLFTNDEGRQGDDEQSDWFFEGDCGVGLLPNWDSDSPLSLEDRQSSTNFLQPARRAVRGYHSRPKRLACSAACCIRRDRRRLPRKSNNMPVFVERLRHFTADHCQRKFWLPSVGNQDRNQLNPLCPLPMCPSDMMSEGSYVRCSPPSIRSRQINFIPGLFCSSDMRRKKETEAVFITTSGLYSSRSVSS; from the exons ATGATGGATGAGCTGGTGCAGGACCTGGTGTCTGCACTGGAGCAGGCCTCTGAGCAAAATAAGTTAGGGGAGCTGTGGGAGGAAATGGTCCTCAGTCCGCTGCAGCATCGGCGACAGATCCGGCGGCGCAGAGGTCGGAAGCGCCTTCACGAGTCCTCCGTCTATCCGGTGGCACGCAGACGTCGCTGGATTGAGGCTTCTGAGTCCAGCCTGGATGAGGCCAAAGAATATAGGGAGAACATATCCTCCACCTTCACCACCGCTGTGGCAAACCACAGCGACTCAGATGATATGGCCACCACTGACCACTGGCCTCGTGTCGTCGGCGGCCCTGTCAGATCCAGACACCCATCTTGGCCAGAGTCCGATTCCTTCACCGACAGTAATCCAGGACAGCCACTCAGAAGACGCAGGAAGGTCAAGCGTATGACTTCTGACATGACGGTCAGACTTCAGCAGAAGTTGCATGATGGAAAGAAGAGGCACAGGCCATCTAAGGTTCAGCGTTTGTCAGGAACTAGGAGGAGGTCGAGCAGCTGGACTGGACCtgagagacagacagacggagGCAGAATGATGGGAAAGGAGTGCTGGAAAAGAAAGATGGCGAAGGAAAGTAGAGACGGTCCAGATGAGAACATGTCTGATGG GGAAACCAGCAGCACGTGCAGCAGTGACCCCGGCCTGTTCACCAATGATGAAGGAAGACAAG GTGATGATGAGCAGAGCGACTGGTTCTTTGAGGGGGACTGTGGAGTCGGCCTGCTGCCCAACTGGGACTCTGACAGTCCACTTTCACTTGAGGATAGACAATCCTCCACCAACTTTCTCCAACCTGCACGGCGCGCTGTTAGAG GGTATCATTCACGCCCTAAACGACTGGCTTGCTCTGCTGCCTGCTGCATCAGGCGGGACAGGAGGCGTCTACCTAGAAAG AGCAACAACATGCCGGTGTTTGTGGAAAGACTGAGACATTTCACTGCAGATCATTGCCAGAGAAA ATTCTGGCTGCCTTCTGTTGGGAATCAAGACAGAAACCAG CTGAACCCTTTGTGCCCACTACCGATGTGTCCCAGTGACATGATGTCAGAAGGTTCCTATGTCAGATGTTCCCCTCCATCCATCAGAAGCAG
- the LOC114134182 gene encoding G patch domain-containing protein 2-like isoform X3 has translation MMDELVQDLVSALEQASEQNKLGELWEEMVLSPLQHRRQIRRRRGRKRLHESSVYPVARRRRWIEASESSLDEAKEYRENISSTFTTAVANHSDSDDMATTDHWPRVVGGPVRSRHPSWPESDSFTDSNPGQPLRRRRKVKRMTSDMTVRLQQKLHDGKKRHRPSKVQRLSGTRRRSSSWTGPERQTDGGRMMGKECWKRKMAKESRDGPDENMSDGETSSTCSSDPGLFTNDEGRQGDDEQSDWFFEGDCGVGLLPNWDSDSPLSLEDRQSSTNFLQPARRAVRGYHSRPKRLACSAACCIRRDRRRLPRKSNNMPVFVERLRHFTADHCQRKFWLPSVGNQDRNQLNPLCPLPMCPSDMMSEGSYVRCSPPSIRSRSL, from the exons ATGATGGATGAGCTGGTGCAGGACCTGGTGTCTGCACTGGAGCAGGCCTCTGAGCAAAATAAGTTAGGGGAGCTGTGGGAGGAAATGGTCCTCAGTCCGCTGCAGCATCGGCGACAGATCCGGCGGCGCAGAGGTCGGAAGCGCCTTCACGAGTCCTCCGTCTATCCGGTGGCACGCAGACGTCGCTGGATTGAGGCTTCTGAGTCCAGCCTGGATGAGGCCAAAGAATATAGGGAGAACATATCCTCCACCTTCACCACCGCTGTGGCAAACCACAGCGACTCAGATGATATGGCCACCACTGACCACTGGCCTCGTGTCGTCGGCGGCCCTGTCAGATCCAGACACCCATCTTGGCCAGAGTCCGATTCCTTCACCGACAGTAATCCAGGACAGCCACTCAGAAGACGCAGGAAGGTCAAGCGTATGACTTCTGACATGACGGTCAGACTTCAGCAGAAGTTGCATGATGGAAAGAAGAGGCACAGGCCATCTAAGGTTCAGCGTTTGTCAGGAACTAGGAGGAGGTCGAGCAGCTGGACTGGACCtgagagacagacagacggagGCAGAATGATGGGAAAGGAGTGCTGGAAAAGAAAGATGGCGAAGGAAAGTAGAGACGGTCCAGATGAGAACATGTCTGATGG GGAAACCAGCAGCACGTGCAGCAGTGACCCCGGCCTGTTCACCAATGATGAAGGAAGACAAG GTGATGATGAGCAGAGCGACTGGTTCTTTGAGGGGGACTGTGGAGTCGGCCTGCTGCCCAACTGGGACTCTGACAGTCCACTTTCACTTGAGGATAGACAATCCTCCACCAACTTTCTCCAACCTGCACGGCGCGCTGTTAGAG GGTATCATTCACGCCCTAAACGACTGGCTTGCTCTGCTGCCTGCTGCATCAGGCGGGACAGGAGGCGTCTACCTAGAAAG AGCAACAACATGCCGGTGTTTGTGGAAAGACTGAGACATTTCACTGCAGATCATTGCCAGAGAAA ATTCTGGCTGCCTTCTGTTGGGAATCAAGACAGAAACCAG CTGAACCCTTTGTGCCCACTACCGATGTGTCCCAGTGACATGATGTCAGAAGGTTCCTATGTCAGATGTTCCCCTCCATCCATCAGAAGCAG